A single region of the Kineosporiaceae bacterium SCSIO 59966 genome encodes:
- a CDS encoding ATP-binding cassette domain-containing protein has protein sequence MNDLQAGEGRQEVLVGRDLVKHFHSGSPASRRKVHAVDGVSLSLRAGEVLGIVGESGCGKSTLGRMLVGLERPTSGALVYHGRDVTRGRRRDRQWLRKGVQMIFQDPYTSLDPRMTVADIIAEPLAAAHVGTARSRRERVVELLELVGLSKDMLHRYPHQFSGGQRQRLGIARALALEPDVLVCDEAVSALDVSVQAQVVNLLKDLQARLGVAMVFIAHDLGVVHHIADQVAVMYLGHIVETGSVEAIYAAPAHPYTQALLSASPTVDLSNRGVLGRRRILGGEPPSPLNPPSGCRFRTRCWLAEERCAEEVPLLRRPTTDAHGLQVACHFAERAQVEANADAR, from the coding sequence ATGAACGACCTGCAGGCTGGCGAGGGCAGGCAGGAGGTGCTCGTCGGGAGGGACCTGGTCAAGCACTTCCACAGCGGCTCCCCGGCGTCGAGGCGCAAGGTCCACGCCGTCGACGGCGTGAGCCTGTCACTTCGGGCGGGCGAGGTGCTCGGCATCGTCGGGGAGTCTGGGTGCGGCAAGTCCACCCTCGGTCGGATGCTCGTCGGGCTCGAGCGGCCGACGTCAGGGGCGCTGGTCTATCACGGCCGAGACGTGACCCGAGGTCGTCGTCGCGACCGGCAGTGGCTACGCAAGGGCGTCCAGATGATCTTCCAAGACCCGTACACGTCGCTGGACCCGCGAATGACAGTGGCCGACATCATCGCCGAACCGCTCGCCGCCGCCCACGTCGGGACAGCCCGGTCGCGGCGCGAGCGGGTCGTCGAGCTCCTTGAGCTGGTCGGGCTCTCCAAGGACATGCTGCACCGTTATCCGCATCAGTTCTCGGGAGGCCAGCGGCAGCGTCTGGGCATCGCGCGCGCACTGGCGCTCGAGCCGGACGTCCTGGTGTGTGACGAAGCGGTGTCCGCCCTGGACGTCTCCGTCCAGGCCCAGGTTGTCAACCTGCTCAAGGACCTCCAGGCGCGGCTGGGGGTGGCGATGGTCTTCATCGCCCATGACCTCGGAGTCGTGCACCACATCGCCGACCAGGTGGCCGTCATGTACCTGGGGCACATCGTGGAGACAGGAAGCGTCGAGGCGATCTATGCCGCTCCGGCGCATCCGTACACCCAGGCCCTGCTGTCCGCTTCTCCCACGGTCGATCTCAGCAACCGAGGCGTGTTGGGCCGTCGGCGGATTCTGGGCGGGGAACCACCGTCGCCCCTTAACCCGCCCAGCGGATGCCGGTTCCGCACCCGCTGCTGGTTGGCCGAGGAGCGGTGCGCCGAAGAGGTGCCGTTGCTCCGGCGTCCGACGACAGACGCCCACGGTCTTCAGGTGGCGTGCCACTTCGCCGAGCGTGCACAGGTGGAGGCGAACGCCGACGCCAGGTGA
- the rbsD gene encoding D-ribose pyranase codes for MKRRGILNDALSWHLARLGHTDMVVVADCGLPRPPGVPVVDLALTFGVPDFAAVVDALAEEIVVESTAVARETAARNPAAAELLRGHFGEPEWVTHEELKARSARARLVVRSGEASPYANVILTCGVPF; via the coding sequence GTGAAGCGTCGCGGCATCCTCAACGACGCCCTCTCCTGGCACCTGGCCCGGCTGGGGCACACCGACATGGTGGTGGTTGCGGACTGTGGCTTGCCCCGGCCGCCCGGGGTGCCAGTGGTCGACCTGGCCCTGACGTTCGGTGTGCCGGACTTCGCCGCGGTGGTGGACGCCCTCGCCGAGGAGATCGTCGTGGAGTCCACTGCGGTCGCCCGGGAGACGGCGGCGCGCAACCCTGCAGCGGCGGAGCTGTTACGTGGCCACTTCGGCGAGCCGGAGTGGGTCACCCACGAGGAGCTGAAGGCCCGATCGGCGCGGGCGCGGCTCGTCGTCCGCTCCGGGGAGGCGTCCCCGTACGCCAACGTCATCCTCACCTGCGGGGTGCCGTTCTAG
- a CDS encoding diguanylate cyclase has translation MLEKPAGRYTGYTAYEYLEPGVDYREFRYAEQLGRVPPYAGLELSEAEKERTTRLLTEETVISLHEHVQVFPDDMGRVREHIRQGREPTGYLGLARSGLTAVFDNGMDGTCCISSDAGWKYQDVLFDLGVRMADLAHQDFVVKAETLADIRHAAETGRIAHIFALEAATMIENEVDRLDVLYGFGVRQMGIAYSEANMLGSGLKERGDGGLTYFGERAVDRMNKLGIAIDVSHSGDRTSLETIQASKVPVFITHAGARSVWPTNRMKPDEVIRACAERGGVIGIEAAPHTTLSPEHPRHSLESVMDHFTYCVELVGIEHVSFGPDTLFGDHVGLHQAFADNLSIAQAHSHVDHPLVDYVDGVENPAEAFFNIIGWLVKHGYSDDEIRLVVGQNTIRVLEEVWAR, from the coding sequence GTGCTAGAGAAGCCCGCCGGCCGGTACACCGGCTACACCGCCTACGAGTACTTGGAACCCGGCGTTGACTACCGAGAGTTCCGCTACGCCGAGCAGCTGGGCCGCGTGCCCCCCTACGCCGGCCTCGAGCTCTCCGAGGCCGAGAAGGAGCGCACGACGCGCCTGCTCACCGAGGAGACTGTCATCTCGCTGCACGAGCACGTGCAGGTCTTCCCCGATGACATGGGACGGGTGCGCGAGCACATCCGCCAGGGCCGCGAACCCACCGGCTACCTGGGCCTGGCGAGGTCGGGTCTGACCGCGGTGTTCGACAACGGCATGGACGGCACCTGCTGCATCAGCTCCGACGCGGGCTGGAAGTACCAGGACGTCCTCTTCGATCTCGGCGTCCGCATGGCGGACCTGGCCCACCAGGACTTCGTGGTCAAGGCCGAGACGCTCGCCGACATCCGGCACGCAGCCGAGACCGGACGCATCGCCCACATCTTCGCGCTCGAGGCTGCGACGATGATCGAGAACGAGGTGGACCGTCTCGACGTCCTCTACGGCTTCGGCGTGCGCCAGATGGGGATCGCCTACTCCGAGGCCAACATGCTGGGAAGTGGGCTCAAGGAGCGCGGTGACGGCGGCCTCACCTACTTCGGTGAGCGGGCCGTGGACCGGATGAACAAGCTCGGGATCGCGATCGACGTGTCGCACAGCGGTGACCGGACGTCGCTCGAGACGATCCAAGCCTCGAAGGTGCCCGTGTTCATCACTCACGCCGGCGCACGGTCCGTCTGGCCGACCAACCGGATGAAGCCGGACGAGGTCATCCGCGCCTGCGCCGAGCGCGGCGGAGTCATCGGGATCGAGGCCGCCCCGCACACCACGCTGTCACCCGAGCACCCGCGGCACAGTCTCGAGTCGGTCATGGACCACTTCACCTACTGCGTCGAGCTCGTCGGCATCGAGCACGTGAGCTTCGGTCCCGACACGCTCTTCGGCGACCACGTCGGCCTGCACCAGGCGTTCGCGGACAACCTTTCGATCGCACAGGCGCACTCTCATGTGGACCACCCACTGGTCGACTACGTCGACGGCGTCGAGAACCCGGCCGAGGCCTTCTTCAACATCATCGGCTGGCTCGTCAAGCACGGCTACTCCGACGACGAGATTCGTCTCGTCGTCGGGCAGAACACCATCCGCGTCCTCGAGGAGGTCTGGGCCCGATGA
- a CDS encoding ribokinase, with protein sequence MDTHPVVVVGSANADLVLDIDHRPAPGETILAADVVTTPGGKGANQAVAAGRLGGDVAFIGCVGPDEHGALLRASLESAGVDLTGLRTVDAPTGTATIMVTPDGENSIIVSPGANRRVTPAMLTELRPLWQDAPVVVAQLEIPLESVALVATQARGRVVLNTAPAAKLAPEVLRVADPLVVNESEARFLLDAAGDAAGDAAGDAAGDAGDAGGDAAALGARDEALAVRLLGLGPRSVVLTLGAAGAVVAEPSAGDGPARTTRVPAHRVQAVDTTGAGDSFVGSLAVRLAEGATLPDAVVTATAVAAVAVTRRGAQESFPTLDEIQEVRR encoded by the coding sequence ATGGATACGCACCCGGTGGTCGTCGTCGGCTCGGCCAACGCCGACCTCGTCCTGGACATCGACCACAGGCCCGCACCGGGCGAGACGATCCTCGCCGCCGACGTCGTGACGACCCCCGGCGGCAAGGGGGCCAACCAGGCCGTCGCCGCGGGTCGGCTCGGCGGCGACGTCGCCTTCATCGGCTGCGTGGGGCCGGACGAGCACGGCGCTCTGCTACGTGCCTCCTTGGAGTCGGCCGGGGTGGACCTCACCGGGTTGCGCACGGTCGACGCCCCCACCGGGACGGCGACGATCATGGTGACGCCCGACGGGGAGAACTCGATCATCGTCTCCCCAGGCGCCAACCGGCGGGTGACCCCGGCGATGCTCACCGAGCTGCGCCCGCTCTGGCAGGACGCGCCGGTCGTGGTCGCGCAACTGGAGATCCCGCTGGAGTCGGTGGCCCTGGTCGCCACGCAGGCGCGGGGGCGGGTGGTGCTCAACACCGCCCCGGCCGCCAAGCTGGCGCCGGAGGTGCTGCGCGTGGCGGACCCGCTGGTCGTCAACGAGTCCGAGGCCCGGTTCCTCCTCGACGCCGCCGGCGACGCCGCGGGTGACGCTGCGGGTGACGCCGCCGGCGACGCCGGCGACGCCGGCGGCGACGCGGCCGCGCTGGGCGCGCGGGATGAGGCCCTCGCCGTCCGGCTGCTCGGGCTCGGCCCCCGGTCCGTCGTCCTGACCCTCGGAGCCGCGGGCGCGGTGGTCGCCGAGCCGTCCGCCGGTGACGGGCCCGCGCGGACGACGAGAGTCCCGGCCCACCGGGTGCAGGCGGTGGACACCACCGGGGCCGGCGACTCCTTCGTGGGCTCCCTCGCGGTGCGGCTCGCCGAGGGGGCCACCCTGCCCGACGCGGTCGTGACCGCGACCGCGGTGGCCGCCGTCGCCGTCACCCGCCGCGGCGCCCAGGAGTCCTTCCCTACCCTCGACGAGATCCAGGAGGTGCGACGGTGA
- a CDS encoding aminopeptidase P family protein has translation MTTSFRQRLTSVVLTEIQDSVRARAAELGLDGILSDDPDDVAYLTGFFHHATERPVAVWLPVDGLALLLVPRLEAAYARSQHALAEIVEYAEYPGTTNPFVALDRRMRGGRIGHPRTMSYLRLEMVREAFDRTIVPTDAVMEARYIKRPEEVVLHREAARISDIMVETGVAAVRDALTEHGQLPTEAELAALVGRVGTGIMYDEHEDVVVTSLLAGGLVYGGENSSYPHGLPSGYRLRIGDTFLLSLGCAVGGRYVECERTFVIGEPSPEQRRYHEAVRRAQAVGAKAIAPGVACCDANAACQAELAAAGVDKYVLHRQGHGIGLGMHEPPWLEAGDATLLAAGMVVSNEPGIYVPGHAGYRISDSMLVTEDGAEPLTSYPRSLEHCVIPA, from the coding sequence GTGACGACTTCCTTCCGCCAGCGTCTGACCTCCGTAGTCTTGACGGAGATCCAGGACTCCGTACGTGCGCGTGCCGCCGAACTGGGTCTCGACGGCATCCTGTCCGATGACCCAGACGACGTCGCCTACCTCACCGGCTTCTTCCACCACGCAACCGAGCGCCCAGTGGCCGTGTGGCTGCCGGTTGACGGCCTCGCACTCCTTCTCGTACCCCGTCTGGAGGCTGCCTACGCCCGGTCGCAGCACGCGCTGGCCGAGATCGTCGAGTACGCCGAGTACCCCGGCACCACCAACCCTTTTGTAGCCCTCGATCGCCGTATGCGGGGTGGCCGGATCGGGCATCCACGAACGATGTCGTACCTGCGTCTAGAGATGGTCCGAGAAGCGTTCGACCGGACGATCGTCCCGACCGATGCCGTGATGGAAGCCCGCTACATCAAGCGGCCGGAGGAGGTCGTCCTCCATCGGGAGGCGGCCCGGATCAGCGACATCATGGTCGAGACCGGGGTCGCCGCGGTCCGCGACGCCCTGACGGAGCATGGCCAGCTCCCCACCGAGGCTGAGCTCGCCGCTCTCGTTGGACGGGTGGGCACGGGGATCATGTACGACGAGCACGAGGACGTCGTCGTCACCAGCCTGCTCGCTGGTGGCCTTGTCTATGGTGGCGAGAACTCCTCCTACCCGCATGGGCTTCCCTCTGGATACCGTCTGCGCATTGGTGACACGTTCCTGCTCTCCCTCGGTTGCGCGGTCGGTGGTCGCTATGTCGAGTGCGAACGCACGTTCGTCATTGGTGAACCCAGCCCTGAACAGCGCCGGTATCACGAAGCTGTGCGCCGGGCGCAGGCTGTGGGTGCAAAGGCGATCGCGCCTGGCGTGGCGTGCTGTGACGCCAATGCCGCCTGTCAGGCTGAACTCGCCGCTGCCGGGGTTGACAAGTACGTCTTGCACCGGCAGGGCCACGGTATCGGCCTCGGCATGCATGAGCCGCCGTGGCTCGAGGCTGGCGACGCCACGCTTCTCGCCGCCGGCATGGTGGTCTCTAACGAACCCGGCATCTACGTTCCTGGTCACGCTGGCTACCGCATCTCCGACAGCATGCTCGTCACCGAGGACGGCGCCGAGCCTCTGACTTCCTACCCGCGTTCCCTTGAGCACTGCGTTATTCCAGCGTAG
- a CDS encoding ABC transporter permease, whose amino-acid sequence MTLTTFVLRRVGRGVLTVWFAVTVTFLLLRLLPGDPTLAIQSPNMTEAQRAALLEQYQLDQPLGVQYIVYLGELLQGNLGVSFTQSIPVIDVLLARLPWTLLLAGGALGLTVIIGIPLGVLAASRAGGTFDRLVQMVGVTAQSLFIPSVGVFLLFVFGLWLGWFPIGGAYDRGIYGTAWYGNVLYHAVLPCLSLVLIQLGSYVLTMRATLLDALGEDYCTLARANGLPYRRVLWKHALRNALLPATTLIGLQLGTLVGGAVLTETVFAYPGLGRGIYEAVIQLDFPVLQGSFLLLAVTVVVANMVTDIIYGFLDPRVKTS is encoded by the coding sequence ATGACTCTCACCACGTTCGTGCTCCGGCGCGTAGGACGGGGCGTCCTCACGGTTTGGTTCGCCGTGACGGTCACCTTCCTCCTGCTCCGGCTCCTGCCAGGGGACCCGACCCTGGCAATCCAGAGCCCGAACATGACCGAGGCCCAGAGGGCCGCCCTCCTTGAGCAGTATCAGCTCGACCAGCCGCTGGGCGTTCAGTACATCGTCTACCTCGGCGAACTCCTTCAGGGCAACCTTGGTGTGTCGTTCACGCAGTCGATCCCGGTGATCGACGTTCTCTTGGCGCGGTTGCCCTGGACTCTGCTGCTCGCCGGCGGTGCCCTCGGGCTCACCGTGATCATCGGAATACCTTTGGGCGTCCTGGCGGCGTCCCGAGCCGGAGGCACGTTCGACCGTCTCGTGCAGATGGTGGGCGTCACCGCTCAGTCCTTGTTCATCCCGAGTGTCGGGGTCTTTCTGCTCTTTGTATTCGGACTCTGGCTCGGCTGGTTCCCGATCGGCGGGGCGTACGACCGCGGAATTTATGGAACCGCGTGGTACGGCAACGTTCTGTACCACGCTGTTCTCCCATGTCTCTCGCTGGTCCTCATACAGCTGGGCAGTTATGTCCTTACCATGCGAGCCACACTTCTCGATGCACTGGGCGAGGACTACTGCACCCTCGCTCGCGCCAATGGTCTGCCGTACCGGCGCGTGCTATGGAAGCATGCTCTGCGCAATGCGCTGCTGCCCGCGACCACGCTCATCGGCCTCCAGCTTGGGACGTTGGTGGGTGGTGCCGTACTCACCGAGACGGTGTTCGCCTACCCGGGGCTCGGCCGGGGGATCTACGAGGCGGTCATCCAACTTGACTTCCCGGTTCTTCAGGGCTCCTTCCTCCTTCTGGCCGTGACTGTGGTGGTGGCCAACATGGTCACCGACATCATCTACGGCTTCCTTGACCCCCGGGTGAAGACTTCATGA
- a CDS encoding substrate-binding domain-containing protein: protein MKKPRTRLAALLAVGTLALSACGSGDSGSEDQTAESTATAGGEGEASIGLALSTLNNPFFVSLRDGAQAAADDAGAELVVTDARDDATQQANQMANFLAQELDAVIINPVDSDAAGSMVSPLVEADVPVIAVDRAVNGAEVASFVASDNVEGGRLAAEALAEAIGEEGKVIVLQGVAGTSASRERGQGFDEGIAQYPGIEVVAKQPADFDRAQGLDVATNLLQANPDVVGIFAENDEMALGAIQALGDRAGQDVFVVGFDATADGQAAVEAGTMYATIAQQPEELGRAAVEAALAVLAGEEVEATISVPVVAVRQGDL, encoded by the coding sequence ATGAAGAAGCCCCGAACCCGTCTCGCCGCCCTTCTCGCCGTCGGGACTCTTGCCCTGTCGGCCTGCGGCAGCGGAGACTCCGGCAGCGAGGACCAGACGGCCGAGTCCACCGCTACGGCGGGTGGTGAGGGCGAAGCGAGCATCGGCCTGGCCCTCTCCACCCTCAACAACCCGTTCTTCGTCTCGCTGCGCGACGGCGCCCAGGCCGCCGCCGACGACGCCGGAGCGGAGCTCGTGGTCACCGACGCCCGGGACGACGCCACCCAGCAGGCCAACCAGATGGCGAACTTCCTGGCGCAGGAGCTCGACGCGGTGATCATCAACCCGGTCGACTCGGACGCCGCCGGCTCGATGGTCTCTCCACTGGTCGAGGCCGACGTGCCCGTCATCGCGGTCGACCGTGCGGTCAACGGCGCGGAGGTCGCCTCCTTCGTCGCCTCGGACAACGTCGAGGGCGGCCGGCTCGCCGCCGAGGCGCTCGCCGAAGCGATCGGCGAGGAGGGCAAGGTCATCGTCCTGCAGGGCGTAGCCGGCACATCCGCCTCGCGCGAGCGCGGCCAGGGGTTCGATGAGGGCATCGCCCAGTACCCAGGCATCGAGGTGGTCGCCAAGCAGCCGGCCGACTTCGACCGGGCGCAGGGCCTCGACGTCGCCACGAACCTGCTCCAGGCCAACCCGGACGTCGTCGGGATCTTCGCGGAGAACGACGAGATGGCCCTCGGCGCGATCCAGGCGCTTGGCGACCGGGCGGGCCAGGACGTGTTCGTCGTCGGATTCGACGCCACCGCCGACGGCCAGGCGGCCGTCGAGGCGGGCACGATGTACGCCACCATCGCGCAGCAGCCGGAGGAGCTCGGCCGCGCGGCGGTCGAGGCGGCCCTGGCCGTCCTCGCCGGCGAGGAGGTCGAGGCGACCATCTCCGTCCCGGTCGTCGCGGTGCGCCAGGGCGACCTGTGA
- a CDS encoding ABC transporter ATP-binding protein translates to MENPTVDAQVLTVRGLSVTFGQGRHAVPAVREVDLDVQRGQLVALLGESGSGKSATARALMGLDEGNATVTARQLTLSGTDLRTATQTELRKIRGARMSLILQDALSSLNPVLSIGDQIGEVIRVHTNQSRKQASAHAEELLRLVGIPDAARRVKDYPHQFSGGMRQRILIAMGIALQPELLVADEPTTALDVTVQAQILELLDRLRRELGMAVLLITHDLGVVAEVADHVVVMYAGRVVEEAPAEKVFANPAHPYTKALLESVPRPRLRGGSLPAIPGSPPSPNQAPPGCPFHPRCAYAVERCRHERPVLRTVLPGVEAACHRSEEVLRDRVA, encoded by the coding sequence ATGGAGAACCCGACCGTGGACGCCCAGGTCCTGACCGTACGTGGCCTCTCGGTGACCTTCGGCCAGGGCAGGCACGCCGTCCCGGCTGTCCGCGAGGTGGACTTGGACGTCCAGCGCGGCCAGCTCGTCGCCCTGCTTGGCGAGTCCGGGTCCGGCAAGTCCGCGACCGCGAGGGCGCTCATGGGCCTGGACGAGGGCAACGCGACAGTCACCGCGAGACAGCTCACCCTCAGCGGGACGGACCTGCGAACGGCCACCCAGACGGAGTTGCGCAAGATTCGCGGCGCACGAATGAGCCTCATCCTGCAGGATGCGCTGTCCTCACTGAACCCCGTGCTCTCGATCGGCGACCAGATCGGCGAGGTCATCCGGGTGCACACCAACCAGTCCCGTAAGCAGGCCTCCGCCCACGCGGAGGAGCTGCTGCGGCTGGTGGGCATCCCGGACGCAGCACGCCGGGTCAAGGACTACCCGCACCAGTTCTCGGGGGGGATGCGCCAGCGCATCCTCATCGCCATGGGGATCGCCCTGCAGCCGGAGCTGCTCGTCGCGGACGAACCCACGACCGCCCTCGACGTGACTGTCCAGGCACAGATCCTCGAACTACTCGACCGGCTCCGTCGCGAACTCGGCATGGCCGTGCTGCTGATCACCCACGACCTCGGCGTCGTCGCCGAGGTCGCCGACCACGTCGTCGTCATGTACGCGGGCCGGGTGGTGGAGGAAGCCCCCGCCGAGAAGGTCTTTGCCAACCCGGCCCACCCGTACACGAAGGCGCTGCTGGAGTCGGTGCCACGGCCCCGGCTGCGTGGAGGAAGCCTGCCGGCGATCCCAGGCTCGCCGCCGAGCCCCAACCAGGCGCCACCGGGCTGTCCGTTCCATCCCCGGTGTGCGTACGCCGTCGAGCGCTGCCGCCACGAGCGCCCGGTGCTACGTACCGTGCTGCCCGGTGTCGAGGCGGCGTGCCACCGAAGCGAGGAGGTGCTCCGTGACCGTGTCGCCTGA
- a CDS encoding ABC transporter substrate-binding protein gives MKRSTLPRLVALAAATALALGACAPSGPGDDGADDGATQGAGDTSGGTLTVATTTDVVNFNPLIGNSRTDSWVTGLMYPRLLHINEQGAKEPALAVDWGWVDEVTGYWEIRDDMTWSDGEPLTAEDVAFTLNATKEDQPSGTLVGQLGYLDRAEAVSDTRVEVHLTEPDSSFVEGVGFWANIVPEHVFGSAPSVAEFANDSDWVSAGPYVLTEVQRGQDYVLEAVENYPLVEAGRPGPDEIVFRVYPDVNTEILALQNGDIDLIANALPPAQVAELQDADGITVEEIPGLGYAHMLYNMDREPLDDVLVRQALAHAVDYEAIREVVLHGQAVSTGSSPIMPVLADWYEELEEYEYDPELSRSLLEEAGYTAGSDGTYGLTFSLLYSLQDPIVSQWANLVRDGAAEAGITIELEGYERNTYLAKTQEGDYDIYAGTFAIMEDPRVNMSLTYLPDGFINYTHVDDPELSELINQARVVPEFDEQLPLVQEAARIVREQVYDNIMYTQNLYIAHSDEWTNFIVQPSELLSIVNPTSLASATRVG, from the coding sequence ATGAAGCGCTCTACGCTGCCACGGCTGGTGGCACTGGCTGCCGCCACCGCACTTGCTCTCGGGGCCTGCGCCCCATCCGGTCCGGGGGACGACGGCGCCGACGACGGCGCCACGCAGGGTGCCGGCGACACCTCCGGGGGCACTCTCACCGTGGCCACGACGACAGACGTGGTGAACTTCAACCCGCTCATCGGCAACTCCCGGACCGATTCCTGGGTCACCGGGCTCATGTACCCCCGGCTGCTGCACATCAACGAGCAGGGTGCCAAGGAGCCGGCGCTCGCCGTCGACTGGGGCTGGGTCGACGAGGTCACCGGGTACTGGGAGATCCGCGACGACATGACGTGGAGCGACGGCGAGCCTCTCACGGCGGAAGACGTCGCCTTCACGCTCAACGCCACCAAGGAGGACCAGCCCTCCGGCACGCTTGTCGGCCAGCTCGGCTACCTCGACCGGGCCGAGGCCGTCTCGGACACTCGTGTCGAGGTCCACCTGACCGAACCCGACTCCTCGTTCGTCGAGGGTGTGGGCTTCTGGGCGAACATCGTTCCCGAGCATGTCTTTGGGAGCGCCCCGTCCGTCGCCGAGTTCGCTAACGACTCCGACTGGGTGAGTGCGGGTCCATACGTTCTCACCGAGGTCCAGCGGGGTCAGGACTATGTCCTCGAGGCGGTCGAGAACTACCCGCTCGTCGAGGCGGGGCGACCCGGACCGGATGAGATCGTCTTCCGGGTGTACCCGGACGTCAACACTGAGATCCTCGCCCTGCAGAACGGCGACATCGATCTCATTGCCAACGCCCTCCCACCGGCTCAGGTCGCTGAGCTGCAGGACGCCGACGGCATCACCGTGGAAGAGATTCCGGGGCTCGGCTACGCGCACATGCTCTACAACATGGACCGAGAGCCCCTCGACGACGTCCTCGTCCGGCAGGCGCTCGCCCACGCAGTGGACTACGAGGCCATCCGCGAGGTCGTTCTCCATGGCCAGGCCGTCTCAACCGGGTCGAGCCCGATCATGCCCGTTCTCGCCGACTGGTACGAGGAGCTGGAGGAGTACGAGTACGACCCGGAGCTCTCTCGCTCGCTCCTCGAGGAGGCGGGGTACACCGCAGGCTCTGATGGCACGTACGGGCTGACGTTCTCCCTGCTCTACTCGCTGCAGGACCCGATCGTCTCCCAGTGGGCCAACCTCGTGCGCGACGGTGCCGCCGAAGCCGGTATCACCATCGAGCTCGAAGGGTATGAGCGCAACACGTACCTCGCGAAGACCCAGGAGGGCGACTACGACATCTACGCCGGAACCTTCGCAATCATGGAGGACCCGCGGGTCAACATGTCGCTCACGTACCTTCCGGATGGTTTTATCAACTACACCCACGTCGACGATCCTGAGCTGAGCGAGCTCATCAACCAGGCGCGGGTGGTGCCGGAGTTCGACGAGCAGCTGCCGCTCGTCCAAGAGGCGGCGCGGATCGTTCGGGAGCAGGTGTACGACAACATCATGTACACCCAGAACCTCTACATCGCCCACAGCGACGAGTGGACCAACTTCATCGTCCAGCCGAGCGAACTGCTCTCCATCGTCAACCCGACCTCGTTGGCCAGCGCCACACGAGTGGGCTGA
- a CDS encoding ABC transporter permease yields the protein MSATTNSAGPTGPDATNPLPSAEPVATDQPTARRATWVAFRRQPLGMLALGVMVALVVVAVIAPLLAEYPSGYGSDQLARPSAAHPFGTDALGRDVLAQVVWGTRQSLLVAAAASALAIVIGALVAVLAAYFRRLDALLSTVIDLMLSLPVLPLMILVAALVGPSTTTIIIVIAAFSWPEVARVVRSQALTVVNLPYVDASRLMTTSPWWIIGRHILPAVTPVIAVSVVLTASRAVLSAAGLAFLGLGDPNTWSWGRILYEAQLSGAMSSAWWLTFFPSLGILALVLSATLLATAYNDARNPRRGARS from the coding sequence ATGAGTGCCACGACGAACTCTGCGGGCCCGACTGGGCCTGATGCGACGAACCCGTTGCCGTCTGCCGAGCCCGTTGCTACCGATCAGCCCACGGCCCGGCGCGCGACATGGGTGGCTTTTCGCCGCCAGCCGCTCGGCATGTTGGCCCTCGGCGTCATGGTTGCTCTCGTGGTGGTCGCGGTGATCGCGCCCTTGTTGGCTGAGTATCCGTCCGGCTACGGCTCAGACCAGCTCGCGCGGCCGTCTGCAGCACACCCCTTCGGCACTGATGCGCTGGGCCGGGACGTGCTCGCCCAGGTCGTCTGGGGAACACGGCAGAGCCTGCTCGTGGCGGCGGCAGCGTCGGCTCTGGCAATCGTCATCGGCGCGCTGGTGGCCGTACTGGCAGCGTACTTCCGGCGCCTGGACGCGCTGCTGAGCACGGTGATTGACCTCATGCTGTCGCTTCCGGTGCTCCCCCTCATGATCCTTGTCGCCGCCCTGGTCGGGCCGAGCACGACGACGATCATCATCGTGATCGCAGCGTTCTCTTGGCCAGAGGTCGCCCGTGTCGTCCGGTCCCAGGCCCTCACCGTGGTCAACCTGCCCTACGTTGACGCCTCACGGCTCATGACGACGTCGCCGTGGTGGATCATCGGCCGGCACATCTTGCCAGCTGTGACACCAGTGATCGCGGTGTCGGTCGTCCTCACCGCGTCCCGAGCGGTGTTGTCGGCCGCCGGTCTCGCGTTCTTGGGACTAGGGGACCCGAACACCTGGTCGTGGGGTCGCATCCTCTACGAGGCGCAGCTGTCGGGCGCGATGTCGAGCGCCTGGTGGCTCACGTTCTTCCCCTCCTTGGGGATCTTGGCACTGGTGCTGTCCGCCACTCTGCTGGCCACTGCATACAACGACGCCCGCAACCCACGGCGAGGAGCACGTTCGTGA